Part of the Arachis hypogaea cultivar Tifrunner chromosome 6, arahy.Tifrunner.gnm2.J5K5, whole genome shotgun sequence genome, gtttatcaaggatttctccaaaattgcaaaaccctTGTGCAACCTTCTAGTTGTAGACACACCTTTTGCTTTTGATGAGGACTGTCTGCTTGCCTTTAAAACTTTAGAAGCTAAGCTAGTCACTATACCTATCATTTCCACACCTAACTGGGCCCTACCATTCGAGCTGATCTGTGATGCCAGTGACTACGCCATAAGCGCAGTTCTAGGGAAGCAACATGACAAACTTTTACACGTCATTTGTTATGCTAGTCAcgttttaaatgatgctcaaaggaactataccaccactGAAAAGGAACTGCTAGCAGTTGTCTATGCAATGGATAAGTTCAGATCTAATTTAATTGGTTCAAAGGTCATTGTTTACACTAATGATGCAGCTCACAAGTATCTCCTGACCAAGCAGGACTCTAAACCCAGGTTAATCAGATGGGTACTGCTTCTCCaggaattcgacattgagatcaGGGACTAAAAGAGATCAGAGAACCAAGTGGTAGATCACCTATCCCAAATTGAACCTGACGCAGGAACGACCACGCCCATCCCTAAGGTGTCTGAAACTTTCCCTGATGAGCAGCTTTTTATAATCCAAAAAGCACTATGGTTTGCAAATATTGCAAACTATTAAGCCATGAAGTTCATTCTGAAAGAGTATAGTAGATAGCAAGTGTGCAAACTCTTGCATGATGAtaaatactacttgtgggatgaactctacctctttaagagatgctcggatggtATAATTTAACGTTGTGTCTCCGAGGAAGAAATCCAGCAGAttctatggcattgtcatggctctgaatatggaggacattttggaggagAGCGAACAGCTACCAAGGTCCTTTAGTGCAGATTTTTCTGGCTAACACTCTTCAaggactcccgagagtttgtcaGTAATTGTGATGAATGCCAACGAGCTGGGAATCCCCCTCATAATCACAAAATGACACAACAAGGAATTCTGGAAattgagctgtttgatgtatggggaatagacttcatgggaccctttccactCTCATATTTCAACACCTATATCCTGGTGGTAGTAGACTACGTGTCTAAGTGGGTTGAGGCAATCGCTTCCCCCACTAATGACACTCGAGTGGTATTGAAATTCCTATAGAAGTGCATGTTCACTAGGTTCAGTGTCCCAGGACACTGACCAGTGACGGAGGCACCCACTTCTGTAACAGATGGCTTGCCTCCATCTTACAGAGATATGGTGTTCATCACAAAGTGGCTACCCCTtaccatccacaaaccaatggacaagctaaAGTCTCCAACAGGGAGCTTAAACAAATTCTGGAAAGGACAGTTAGTATCTCTAGAAGAGATTGGGCAAGGAAACTTAACGATGCTCTCTACGCATACTGGACTACATTCAAAATCCCCATCGAGATATCCTCTTACCAGTTGGTCTATGAAAAGGCATGCCACTTACCCGTGGAATTGGAACACAGAGCATATTGGGCAACAAGGTTCCTTAACTTTGATCCCATGGCTATAGGAGAAAAGCGATTACTCCAACGGTAGCATGAATCCCCACACTTTTGTACTTTTgttccagcaagtgcactgggtcgtccaagtaatacctgagcgagtcagggtcgatctcatgaggattgtggtttgaagcaagctatggttatcttgcaggtcttagtctgGAAGATCAAGAAGTCATTGGTTTGAAGTTGTAAGAGTAATGTATGTATAAGGGCAATTAGTAATAGGAATAAGgtaaaggattggagttgctttgcctttttgagttaactctggtattactgtcttatCTGCTTGTGAGTGATGTCTTCTATGGCAGACTGTATATGATCAACACTAtgggccgtggtcattgatctcctctgctacagattgaatgccattggccgtggtcatccaatctgacgaagggtgaagcgctagcaagtcattctcctggtgatcctactcaaagcgcaatagacaaggtcaaatcttccgaatcagagaacgctgcttctttggattaTAGCCTATAccatagagaccctaatctccccaaaaattggctgaactggtgtcttgagaagttcccaacgaagtcgtggattaaccttctgagagatgtataaacatagctgctGGTTCGTACTTTCCAgttacgtattcacacgaacccaagtagacgcgggtgtttgtcaggcacgtttgtCTTAGTGTGATGAATAGAGCTTATTTTtcgatcatcctattcaccacgttGAAGAgaggatatacatcttagaagtaAATCAAGCATGGATCggagaagaaatagtaatacttttattaattcatagggctcagcagggctcctccccttaacctaggaggtttagataCTCATACTGATGTAAAATACAGAGTGAAACTCGAAAATAGCATAAAGAGGTCTTTGtaacataaatctaatcccttaGATACTAAACAGAATGACTTGTAAGGATAAagtagtctatttagtgctaaaatcgacttctggggcccacgttatgagtgtttgggctgagttttgatgaaCGTGCTATGAGGCTCTTAGGGCATGAAATGCTAGCTAGGGGGTcttctctgggcgtttggacgccggGCTCTGCTCTTGGGCTGGACGCCAGGAAAGTGGCAGGaagctggcattggacgccagttttgggacTTGTAATCcgaagaaaagtatggactattatacattgttggaaagctctagaagtcagctttccatatccATTGACAGCGCTTCATTTGGatttctatagctctagaaacaCTCTTctaagtgcaaggaggtcagatccagacagcatctgtagtgctttctctgtctttgaatcagacttttgctccagctcctcaattatagccagaaaatacctgaaattgtacaaaaatacaaaaactcatagtataaaatatataaaaatgatgtcaaaaagcatataaaatatccgctcatcatccaactaaatgagttggatgaattccgacATGCTGCATTTGAGAATACTAGAATCTACAAGGAAAGATCCAAGAAATGGCATGATTGGAAGATTTCTCCCAGAGTCTTCCAGCCTAGCCAACAGGTTCTGCTCTTTAACTCCAGACTCAAGTTATTCTCTAGAAAAATCAAGTCACGATAGACAGAAACTATTGTGGTCACTAGAGTGTCATCCTATGGACATATAGAACTTCAGAGCCAGTATTCTGATAAAAGATTTATCGTCAATGACCAACGTGTCAAACAGTATCTAGGGGACCCAGTTGAGCAAGAGGTCTTCACCCTCTAGCTCACATGACAACAGCATTGTCCAACTActaacaataaagaagcgcttgttgggaggtaacccagccaTATGTATAGTAGTCTTTATTTCATTTGTTTATTTTAGTTTACATTCATATTTAATTTTGTCAAAATTCCATATTTTCCTTAACAtttgtgatcatgtgtagcaCTTAGAATATGAACAGGAAAGCCTAGGATCGAAAccagaacaccctggagagagccccttgctggcgttgaacgctagaactaGCGcccaacgccaggaagggggaAGCTTGGGCATTAAATGGCCATTTAAGGGtacttactggcgttgaacgccaataatGGAGCAACCAGGGCCATTTCTTTAGCCcccaatgggcgttcaacgcccattcttTTATCTCTACTGATGTTCAACACTAGATCTGGGTGACACCCAGTAGGGGAGGCCATATTCGAAATTCAAAGAAAAGATAGAAAGTTGACTTTCCAAACCAAATATTTTGCAACCTTATCTTCTTTAACCATATCTTTCTATTCCATATTCCTTTTAAACTACATTTTAATTCTAAACTCTTCgactcaaatcttttttaaacaaattcttctccaatcttatcttttcaaactaAATCCCTTTTatctcatttctttttcttccatatcccttcttttcaaatatttttaaatctcttcaaatctttttcaaatcattattTTATCCACCTAGATCacctttatcttttatcttatcttttatcttaaatttcaaaatttgtcATCCTATATCCTCTCtgttaaaaattgaatttcaaaatcaacACCCCCTATTAATACACCCTCAGCCTCCCTCTCCCTCTATCATGCCCCTTACGCACTCTCTGCTTCTTCTACTTCTGTTTACTTTTCTCTTTGCTCGGGACGAGCAATCTCTTAAGTTTAGTGTTACTTTTCGCTCTGCTCTTATGAAACCAAAGGTTGGAAGATCTACTTCAaggaacaagaaagaaaaagcccCCTCAACAGTCGCCTATAAGCCCTATAGGTTTCACTTCAAGCTTCATGAGGAACACTACTATGATGTAGTGTATAAGAAGGCTGTAATTTCGGAAGTTAAGTTTGATCTAAAAGAAGACAAATATCCAGAGATTCAAGAGCAGATCCGAACATGGGGTTGGGAGATTCTAGCCAACCCTGCAACTAGGGTTGGAATTGTGAAGGTCCGAGAGTTCTATGCGAACTTTTGGAGGTCGAATAAACAAAAGGAAGAAAGATCGAAATTCAACCCATGGCGCACCATGGTCTGAGAAAAGATCTTGCATTTCGGTCTGGATAAAGTGAGGGAAGTTTTCCAACTACCCCCATTAAAGGACGACCTTAACTCCTTTAATATGAGAGTGCACGCTGATCCAAGGCTAGACCAAGTCCTACAGGACATATGTCTCTTTGGAACACAGTGGATAACTGACAAAAAAGGTCAACCAATCCAACTAAAGAGGATGGATCTCAAGCCagttgctagaggatggctggattttattgggcTCTCTATCCTCCCCACTAGCACCCGTTCCGAGGTCACAATAAAGCGAGCTGTGATGATCCACTACATCATGCTTGGCAATAAGGTGGAAGTTCATCAAATAATCCCCTGTGAGATGTACATAATTGTAGCCAAAACCTCAACTCATTCAAGGCTAGCTTTTTCGCACCTCATCTCTCGCTTGTATGACGAGGCAAGAATCTTCATTGATAGAGATACATTCATTACAAGAGATGACCCAATCATCAAGGAAAGCATGGAGCACACAAAGGAACCAGCACAAGTTAAGATTCAGGGGCCAGTCTCTCCTCCTAAGAGGAAGGTACTTGAATGACCTCAAgaatagagcctccttccaagtgAATACTGGATTCAACTGGCAGCATCTATTGAACAGTTGAGAGCCACCATGGACCAACTCAAAGAGGAGCAAAAAGACCAGTCTTAAATTCTTCGCAAGCTGGCCAAAGAACAAGATAGGCAGGGATGAGAATTAGAAGAGCTGAAGCACCAGAAAACGTCCTCTGGAGAAAGAAGTAACCACcatgattaaggtggttgagtttcatccTACTTATCCTATCCCTATTTCAGTTCTGTATTTCCTGTTTTTCAATTCTATGTACATGATTACTATTAGGATTTCCCACTTTCTAGTCCAGCAGTTAATTTCTATTTCTGATAGTTAAGCTTTAAGATGTTTCACGTATCCCTCATTaaacttaaataaatttttttaagagcAATAAAATACCAAAGGTCTTGAATTTTATCATGAGTTATTCCAATTACTTAAGATATGATgaccttatctttattttctgaatgtatgtattaactgtgcataattgatattgaagttgagcATACTGACTTTGGAAGAAtagtgaatttagagaagtattattaagtctttgaaaaatcaaaagtattgattcttgaagccaaaaaaagcagcaaaaataaaaaaaagaaaaaaagaaaaagacaagagaaaggatccaaggctttgggcatcaatagttaggagggtcaaaattgcctaaaaagctcaaatgagttgTTATCCcaaactatatgcttgtggtgtgaaggtgtcaagtaaaaagcttgagactgagcagttaaagtcgtaaTCCAAAGCTAAATAGTACACTTAAGAACGCtgggcaccactgtctgggaatttaagcaaagctgAATTCGAATCCAAAAGGTTCCCCCAGTTTTgtgcctgtggcatttatgtatctggtgctaatacttgaaaataaaacGCTTAGAGTCATGGCTAGGATCAAAGATACAAGGCACCAAAAAGaatctatgttcaagaatcaagaaaaactaaaagaagagaacaaataaTATCATTCGGATTCCAATTCCAAGGATGTCAAGATTTTTGAGCTTTAAAGGAAAgtgggatgccaaaactgttcagaaataaAGAGCCAATCGGCCCATTCAATAATTGGAACTAAACTTTATCAACAACTCTAAACCCTTATCTATTTTCCACTTCTTTAGTCCTtacttgtttttagttgcttgaggacaagcaatagtttaagtttggtgttgtgattagtGAATATCTTATATGCTTTTTCATTGCATTATCTTAGTGTTTTCAgtagattttattaagttttagtatgTGTTAGTGCAAaagttcattgatgagcggataatttatacgctttttgtcattgtttttagtatgcttttagtatgtttagttagtttttattatatttttattagtttttatttaaaattcacttttctggactttactatgagtttgtgtgtttttctgtaatttcaggtattttctggctgaaattgagggacctgagcaaaaatctgattcagaggctgaaaagggctgcagatgctgttggattctgacctccctgcactcgaagtggcttttctggtgctacagaagcccaattggcgcgctcttaattgcgttagaaagtagatatccagggctttccagaaatatataatagtctatactttgctcgagatttgatggcccaaataggcattccaagtcagcttcagaattcccggcgttaaacgccggaactggcacaaaagtgggagttaaacgcccaaactggcacaaaagctggcgtttaactccaagaaaagtctctacacatagaagcttcaatgttcagcccaagcacacaccaagtggactcggaagtggatttttacgtcatttactcatttctgtaaaccctaggctactagttctctataaataggaccttttgctattgtatttggggatctttcaatcttcggatcatcttttgatcatgtttttatgattgaaaccTCTTTGGgaggatggccattcggccatgcctagaccttgttcttatgtattttcaacggtagagtttctacacaccatagattaaggtgtagagctctgctgtacctcgagtattaatgcaattactattgttcttctattcaattcagcttattcttgttctaagatatcacttgttcctcaacttgatgaatgtgataatctgtgacactcatcatcattctcacctatgaacgtgtgcctgacaaccacctctgttttttacttagattgagtggatatctcttggattccttaattagaatcttcatggtataagctagaatccattggcggccattcttgagaatccggaaggtctaaaccttgtctgtggtattctgagtaggattcagggattgaatgactgtgacgagcttcaaactcgtgattgtggggcgttagtgacagacacaaaagaatcactggattctattccgacatgatcgagaatcgacagatgaatagacgtgctgtgacagagtgcattgaacattttcactgagaggacgggactgtagccattgacaacagtgatgcccaacatacagcttgccatggaaaggagtaagaaggattggatgaagacagtaggaaggcagagagacggaagggacaaagcatctccatacgcttatctgaaattctcaccaatgaattacataagtatctctatctttattttatgttttatttatcttttaattatcaatcctccataaccatttgaatccgcctgactgagatttacaagatgaccatagcttgcttcataccaacaatctctgtgggatcgacccttactcgcgtaaggtttattacttgggcgacccagtgcacttgctggttagttgtgcgaagttgtgataaagagttgagattgcaattgagcgtaccatgttgatggcgccattgatgatcataatttcgtgcaccaagtttttggcgccgttgccggggattgtttgagtttggacaactgacggttcatcttgttgcttagattaggtaattttattttatgtttaagctttttactttttgaaaatttttcaaaagtaaaaaaaattatttctattttgttctttagagtttttaagaatggattctagagtttcatgatgatttgttgaagtatggctgactgtgaagccatgtctaatcttttggactgaggattcaacttatcatcataagagcttgttgatttctatcaatttttctgttgtgagcaatgatctgctaaagcttggctggccattggccatgtctagtgttttggaccggagctttcactgaaagcttggctggctgtgaagccatgtctaattctaggaccggagtcttagactagcattgcaatgattcctggaattcttaaaATCACAAAAAAGCACAATTTGTTAAAGTCTTAGCCATGTCTTTGAacccttgtttttcttttccactcaatttttgaaaaagcacaaaaaatttataaaatcttaaaatcaaaaatatttttatgtttcttgtttgagtctaatgtctaattttaagtttggtgtcaattgcatgtctttattcttctaattttcgaaaattacatgcattatgttcttcattgatcttcaagttgttcttgatgatttccttgctctgatctttaaattctcttgtcttgaatgtttcgttgtttctcatatgcattctcaatttgttagtgtcaatagtatacaaacttctaagtttggtgttttgcatgcattgtttatttgatcttagtggcattttgattattcctcatcattaaaaattcaaaaaaaaaaatttaatttgtgtcttttcaagtcaataatacagagaattgaagattcagaacatgcagtagaggaattacatagaaaaagctgggcgttcaaaacgcccagtgaagaaggaaaactggcgtttaaacgccagccagggtacctggctgggcgtttaacgcccaaaagggtagcattttgggcgttaaacgccagaatggataccattctgggcgtttaacgccaggatgatacaagagggaagattttgtttttaattcaattttttttcaagttttcataatttttcaaaatcaaatctttttcaatccatatcttttcaatcatatattttcaaaatcaatttctttccattctcaaaaatacttgcctacaattaatgatttgattcaacatttcaagtatgttgccttttctgttaagaaaggtttaatgtttgaatcatattcctttaaatttcttgttagccaagtcattaattttaaaaattaaatctttttaaattgtttctcaatcatatcttttcaatcatatcttcttaatcacatctttttccaaataatttttaatctttttgatttctaatttcaaaatctttttcaaaaatcactttatttctttcccaactttaattttcgaaaatcattcttcaatttttcaaaatttcttcaaaatcttttaatttattttcgaaaattcttccctcttctcacatccttctatttaaggactaacactcctccactatcaacaattcgaactctatctcttttgataagttcgaattcttcttcttctacctcctccttctattcttcttttcctctgacatctcaaggaatctctatactgtgacatagaggattccatattttcttgttctcttctctttcatatgagcaggagtaaagacaaaagcattcttgttgagggtGACCCTGAATCTGAAAGGaacttgaagcgaaagctaagagaagataaagcactactctctgtagaggacctaacataaatcttcaaacaagaagaagacatggtagccgaaaacaacaacaatgccaacaatgcaaggaaggtgctgggtgactttactacacctactcccgacttctatgggagaagcatctctatccctgccattggagcaaacaactttgagcttaagcctcaattagtttctctaatgcaacagaattgcaaattccatggacttccattggaagatcctcatcagtttttagctgaattctttcaaatctgtgacactgtcaagaccaatggggttgaccctgaggtctacagacttatgctattcccttttgctgtaagagacagagctaggatatggttggactcacaacctaaagaaagcctgaactcttgggaaaagctagtcaatgccttcttggcaaagttctttccacctcaaaaattgagtaagattagagtagaagtccaaaccttcagacagaaggaaggtgaatccctctatgaagcttgggaaagatacaaacaattgatcagaaagtgtcattctgacatgctttctaaatggagcatcataggtatcttctatgatggtctgtctgaactgtccaagatgtcattggacagctctgctggatgatctcttcatctgaagaagacgcctgcagaagctcaagaactcattgaaatggttacaaataaccaattcatgtacatttctgaaaggaatcctgtgaacaatgggacgaatcagaagaaaggagttattgagattgatactctgaatgccatattggctcagaacaaaatattgactcagcaagtcaatatgatttctcaaagtctgtctagaatgcaagctgcaccaggcagtactaaggacgcttcatctaaagaagaagcttatgatcttgagaacccatcaatggaagaggtgaattacatgggagaaccctatggaatcacctataatccttcatagagaaatcatccaaatctctcatggaaggatcaccagagacctcaacaaggtttcaacaataataatggtggaagaaacaggtttagcaatgataagccttttccatcatcttctcagcaacagacagagaattctaagcaaagccactctgacttagcaaccatggtctctgatctaatcaaaatcactcaaagtttcatgactgaaacaaggtcctccattagaaacttggaggcacaagtgggtcagctgagtaagaaagttactgaactccctcctagtactcttccaagcaatacagaagagaatccaaaaggagagtgtaaggccatcaacatggccgaatttggagaggaggaagaggcagtgatcgcccgCTGAGGAATACCTCAAttgacgtccactggcctccaatgagttccctaatgaggaaccatgggaatctgaggctcacactgagaccatagagattccattggatttacttctgccattcatgagctctgatgagtattcttcctctgaagaggacgaagatgtcactgaagagtaagttgctaagtaccttggagcaatcatgaagctaaatgacaagttatttggtaatgagacttggaaggacgaaccccctttgctcactaaagaactggatgacttgactaggcagagattacctcaaaagagacaggaccctgggaagttctcaataccttgtacattaggcaccatgaccttcgagaaggctttgtgtgacctagggtcaagcataaacctcatgcctctctctgtaatggagaagctagggatctttgaggtacaagctgaaagaatctcactagagatggcagacaattcaagaaaacaagcttatggacttgtagaggatgttctggtaaagattgaagaccattacatccctgctgatttcatagtcctagagactaggaagtgcatggatgaatccatcatccttggcagacccttcctagccacagcaaaggctgtgattgatattgacagaggagaattgatcattcaagtgaatgaagaatcctttgtgtttaaggctcaaggatatctctctgtaaccatggagaggaagcatgaagagcttctctcaaaacagagtcaaacagagcccccacagtcaaactctaagtttggtgttgggaggccataaccaaattctaagtttggtgttgggaggttccaacgttactctgaacatctgtgaggctccatgagggcccactgtcaagctactggcattaaagaagtgcttgttgggaggcaacccaatgttatatttatctattttccattgttattttatgttttctataggttgatgatcatgtgaagtcataaaaacaat contains:
- the LOC140173679 gene encoding uncharacterized protein, whose amino-acid sequence is MTQQGILEIELFDVWGIDFMGPFPLSYFNTYILVVVDYVSKWVEAIASPTNDTRVRYGVHHKVATPYHPQTNGQAKVSNRELKQILERTVSISRRDWARKLNDALYAYWTTFKIPIEISSYQLVYEKACHLPVELEHRAYWATRFLNFDPMAIGEKRLLQR